The nucleotide window TGGCCTTCGTGCGCAGCTTCCTGCGCTGCTACCTGGTGGGCGCGGGATTCAACACGCGCGGCATGCAGAACATCGGGCTGATGTACGCCATGCAACCCGGCCTGCGCGCCATCCACAACGATCCCAAGATGCTCAGGAACGCCCAGAAACGGTACGCCCGCCACTACCAGTCCCATCCGTTCTGGACGCCGTGTCTGGTGGGCATCCTCCTCAACGTCGAGGGGGCCATCAAGACGGGCCGGTTCCCGCCCAAGATGCTGGCCAAGGTCAAGGACACCATGGCCTACACCCTGTCCGCCATCGGCGACTCGGTGTTCGCGGGCAGCCTGCTCATCTTCTGGGCGCTGCTCACCATCTGCCTGATCCTGTCGGGCCTGCCCCGGACGGCCCTGGCCGTGGGCGTGGTCTTCCTGGCCGGGCTCCAGATATTTCGGGCCTACACCTTCGCCGCAGGCGTCCGGGAAGGGTTCAAGCTGCTGGAGAAGCTCAAGCGGTGGGATCTCATCAACTGGGGCCGGAGGGTGAAATACGCCAACGCCGGGCTGCTCATCTGGCTGTGGACCCTGATCTGGCCGAATCCCCAGCAGTGGTGGGAGCTGCCCATCGGCGTGGGCGGGCTGCTGCTCTTCGCCCGCTTCGTGCGCACGGGAGTGCTCTCCCGCGTGCTGGCAGTGATCGTGTTCGTGATGCTGATAGACATTTTCCCCTGGGTGGAAGAAGCCGTCCGAAACGGATTTGGCTTGTGATTTTCCGCTCAATCATACATAACCACGGGTTGAAAAAGCAGGTTCGATAATGACGGATGAAAGCACCACAGACATGGACAACGAAGATTACCTCTCCCGGAAGGTCATCGTCGCCTCCGACAACGGGCTGCATGCCCGTCCGGCGGGCAGGCTCGCCCAGGAGGCACAGACCTTTGAGGCCGACATCTCCCTGGTCCTGGACGACCAGGAGGCGGACGCCAAGTCCATACTCGACATCCTGACCCTGGCCGCCGGGCCGGGCAACGTCCTGGAACTGCGCGCCACCGGCGTGGACGCCGAGGCCGCCCTGGAACGGCTGGAAGAACTGTTCGCCAACAAGCTCGAAGGATAATTCATGGCCGACTCGATCATCACGGGCATACCGGTTGCCACGGGCATCGCCATAGGCAAGGCCTTTTTCGTCAACCGAAGTCATGCCGCCAACCTGCCGAGACAGACCGTCGCGGCCCGGCTGGTCGGTGACGAGATCACGCGGCTGCACGAGGCCTTCGCCACCGTGGAGGGGGAACTCAAGACCATTCGCAAGACCCTTCCCGAAGAGCTGAAAAGCCACGGCTCCCTCATCGACACCCACCTGATGATGCTCAGGGACCCCAAGCTCTCCGGGGCCGCCGAGGAATACATCAAGACGCTCGGCCTGAACGCGGCCTGGGCGCTGGAAAAGGCCGTGGCCGACCAGGAGCAGGCCTTCGGGGCCATCCGCGACCCCTACATCCGCGAGCGCATGCAGGACGTCCGCGTGGTGGCCGACAAGGTACAGACCAAGCTCATGGGCCTGGAAGTTGACATGACCGCCATCTCGGGCCGGGCCATCATCATGGCCCACGACCTGACCCCGGCGGACACCGTGGAGCTCCAGGCGGACAAGATCATGGGCTTTGCCACGGTGCGCGGCGGCAAGACCTCCCACACCGGCATCATGGCCCGCTCACTGGCCATCCCGGCCCTGGTCGGCGTGGACGGGCTGGAGGACAAGGTCCGCGACGGCGACCTGGTCGTCCTGGATGGGTTGACCGGCAAGATCGTGGTCAATCCCACCGAGTCGGAACTCGAGGATTACAACGAGCGGGCCGCCCTGTTCGAGGACTACTCGCGCAAGATCAAGCGCCAGTGCCACCTGCCCGCCGAGACCTTCGACGGCTCCCGGGTCGAGGTGCAGGCAAACATCGAGCTGGTGGAGGAAGTGGCCGCTGTCCTGGACAACGGCGGCGAGGGCGTGGGCCTCTACCGCACCGAGTACGCCTACCTGAACCGCAAGGAGCTGCCCTCCGAGGACGAGCTGGCCGACAAGTATATCGACCTGGCGTCCATCATGTCCCCGCGCAAGGTCGTCTTCCGCACCCTGGATCTGGGCAGCGACAAGTTCATCGCCTCCTTCGGCGAACTGCACGAGGCCAACCCGGCCATGGGGCTTCGGGCCATCCGTTTCTGCCTGAAGAACCCGCAATTGTTCAAGACCCAGCTCCGGGCCATCCTGCGCGCCTCGGCCTACGGCAACGTGTCGCTCATGTTCCCCATGATCTCCGGGGTCAAGGAAATCAGGCAGGCCAAGGCGTGGCTCGCCCAGGCCAAGGCGGAGCTTCGCCGCGAGGGCGTGGAATACGACCCGAACATGCCGGTGGGCACCATGATCGAACTGCCCGCCGCCGTGATGATCGCCGAGTACCTGGCCCACGAGGTGGACTTCTTCTCCATCGGCACCAACGACCTGATCCAGTATTCGCTGGGCGTGGACCGGACCAACCGCCATGTCTCCTACCTGTACCAGCCGCTCCACCCGGCCACCCTCAGGGCCATCAAATTGGTGGTTGACGCGGCCCATCAGGCGGGCATAGAAGTATCGCTCTGCGGCGAGGTGGCGTCCGACCCGTTCTGCGTGCCCATCCTGCTCGGCATGGGCATCGACTCCATCTCCATGACCCCGCAGGCCATTCCCGGCATCAAGCGCATCATCCGGCAGACCAACATGCACGACTGCCGCAAGCTGCTCAGGGACGTCCTGGAATGCCGCACGGTCAGCCGCATCAACAACCTGGTGATGGACAACATTTTCAAGCACTTCCCCGAGGAAGTCACATTCTTCTCGTCCCTTCTCGAAAACGACGAGTTGCCCTCATAATCCATGGCAAAGAAAAAAAAGAAATCCACCTCCCCGAACACCATCGCGGTCAACAAGCAGGCGCGGCGGCTGTACGACATCACCGAAGACCTCGAGGCGGGCATCTCGCTCAAGGGCAGCGAGGTCAAATCCCTGCGCGCCGGGCAGGTGTCCTTCAAGGACGGCTACGTCCGGTTCACGGCCGACGGCGAGGCGTATCTCGTGGGTGTGCACATCGCCCCCTACGACAAGACCGGGGTCTACGATCAGCACGATCCTGAACGCCCCCGGCGGCTGCTCATGCACAAGCAGGAAATCGAGAACCTCCAGGCCAAGACCGAACAAAAGGGCCTGTCCGTGATCCCCATGCGCCTCTACTTCGCGCGCGGCAAGGTCAAGGTCCAGATCGGCCTGGGACGCGGCAAGAACGTCCACTCAAAGAAGCAGGACATCAAGGACCGCGATATCGCGCGCGACACCGCCCGGCAATTGGCGGACTACAAGTAAGAATGTCTCCGACGGCCAGAGGGGGAACCTTTCGAGAAAGGTTCCCCCTCTGGACTCCCCCTCCAAAACTTTTTATCGCCGCTTCGCGGGGTGGGTGATCGATGTTGGGTGCCTCGTGCTGCTGTGCGAGGCGGTCAGGCTCAGTAGTGGTAACGGCATTGGGCGATGATCAGTGCGTCCGCCTCGCTGTCGTAGGCGTAGACAAGGCGGTGTTCCCTGTCGATGCGGCGGGACCAGTAGCCGGTGAGGTCGAAACGGAGCGGTTCGGGCTTGCCCCGCCCTTCAAAGGGAGTCCTCAGGGCGTCCCGGATGAGCAGATTGATGCGCTTGACCATCTTTTTGTCGGCCTTCTGCCAATACAGATAATCTTCCCAACCGTGTTCGGTCCAGGTGAGGCGCATCAGTCCTCCAGGAGCGCGTGTTCTTCAAGCTCCCCCGCCTGGGCGGAACGGATTGACGCACGCAACCGGTCGGCATTGGCCGGGCTGCCTAGCAGATACGCCGTTTCAGCGATCGAATTATAGTCTTCCAGGGACATCATGACCACAGACTTTGCCTTGCGCCGCGTGATGATCACGGGCTCATGCGAATCGCACACCTCGTCCATGGTGGACGCCAGGCGTTGACGAGCATCGGTGTAGGTGATGGCTTCGGGCATGTCGGCCTCCTTTTCTGTACAATAAATAGTACAGGTTTGCCCCATGGTCAAGGACGGGCCCTGCGCCCGATCACGGAAGGTCGTGCCGCGCCTAGAACAGGCTGGCCTGTTCCTGCGGCTTGTCTTCGGGTTTGACCTTTTTGAAGGTCAGGCGGTGGAGGCGGCAGGGGCCGAGTTTTCGGATGGCCTCGATGTGGGCCTTGGTGCCGTAGCCCATGTGCTGGGAGATGCCGTAGCCGGGGTAGCGTTTGGCCAGCTTGACCATGAGCCGGTCGCGGAAGGTCTTGGCCAGGACCGAGGCGGCGGAGATGGCAGGGACCTTGCCGTCGCCCTTGATCACGTACTCCTGATGGATGTCGCGCCCCAGCGCGTAACCCGGAATGGTCTTGTCCCCGTCGATGCGCAGGAATCTCGGCTCCGCCTTGAGGCAGCGCACGGCCCGCCCCATGGCCCGGAACGTGGCCTGCAAAATATTGACTTCGTCTATCTCCGGCGCCCAGGCCACACCCACGGCCCAGGCCACTGCCTGCTCCCGGATCAGGGGATACAGCTCCTCGCGCCGCACGGCCGTCAACTGCTTGGAGTCGGTCAGCCCCGGCAGGTCGTACTCGACCGGCAGGATGCACGCCCCGGCCACCACGGGCCCGGCCAGACACCCCCGCCCGGCCTCGTCCACCCCGGCGATCTCCGTCGGGGAATACCCCCCTGCTTCGTACAAAACGACCTGGCTCATCCGCTGATCTCCTCCGGCACTGTTTGTGCCCCAAAGCTCCACAAAAAGCCACCACGGCCATCCCCAAAACCCAGAAAGCCCGAAGTGTCAGTTGACACTTCGGGCATATATTCCATCACAGGAATTTTTCGGAGAAGTGGTGAGATGTGCCGATGCGAGGGGATTGCAGGACCGCCGCGTAGTCCTCCTACGCAAGGGTCTGCTATCGCCGAGCAGCGGTGCAGATCGCCGCTTCTCCGGAAAATTACTCCCAGATCTGTTTGGACTTGATGCGTGCGGCCTTACCCCGCAGATTGCGCAGGTAGTAGATGCGGCTGCGGCGAACCTTGCCCTCGGAGACCACTTCCACGCGGTCGATGAAGGGGGAGTTCATGGGGAACACGCGCTCCACGCCGATACCGTCGGAAATCTTGCGCACGGTGAAGGTGGAGTTGGTGGTGCCGCGACGGCGACGCAGGACAGCGCCCTGGAAGACCTGGATGCGTTCCTTTTCACCCTCGATGATGCGGTAGTGAACCTTGACGGTGTCACCGGCCTTGAACTCGGGCATGTCCAAACGAATGTGTTCGGACTCGATTTTCTTGATGATGTCCATAGCAGTCTCCTGAATTCTTAGTACTCATCCGCGATGAGGCGATCAACAATGATGGCAACCGCACTTCTTACCGACAGATGGTTGTAGTCGTCCAAATACCTGACAGGCCGCATTATGCCGTCCGCTTTGGAGAGGACTTCTTCCGCCAAACCGTGTCCGGTTCCAAAAATCAATAAAACCGGAGAGTTGGCGAGCCATTTTTGGACCTCTGAACAGGTCAGGGCAGGCTCCGCCTCCTTGCGGCGATCCAGCCGTGCTGAAGTGGCCGCGAGGCGGGGACATTGCCCTGTTTGCGCCTCGATGTCAAGGACCGCAGACTCGATATCGTCAAAAACCTTGACCTTGGAAAAGGCCTCGGCGCGGTCCGGATTGGCCTGGCTGCCCGCCCCCTCCTTCCAGTGGCTGAGGAGCCTGTCGGCCAGCGCTTTCTGGTCCTCGATGGGCGTGGTGGCGTAGAACCCTCCCAGGCCGTAGCTGCGGGCCACGCGGGCCATGTCGTGCAGGTCCAGGTTGGTCACGGACACCGCCACCTTTTCGCCGAACTTGTTGACCACCGGATAGTGGCAGAGCGCGATATACAGGTTGCGCCCCAACCGGGTGCGCGGTTGTGCGCGCAGAAAATCGATATCCTCGACGGTCAGCCGCGCGTTGGGCAGCAGGTCCGGCCGGTCGCTCAGGGTGGCGGACAGCGAGCACTCCCGCCGCCAGTCCGCGATCTTGCCGTGGTCGCCGCTTCGCAGCACCTCGGGCACGGCGAGCCCGTCATAGTCCTCGGGCCTGGTGTAGTGCGGGTATTCGAGCAGCCCGGCGGAAAAGGACTCCTCTTCGCCGGAGTCCTCGTGCCCCATGAAGCCGGGCAGAAGCCGGGCGATGGCCTCGACCATGCACACGGCCCCGATCTCGCCGCCGTTGAGCACGAAATCGCCGACCGAGACCAGCTCGATGGGGTAGAGGTCAAGGAGCCGCTCGTCGATGCCCTCGTAGCGCCCGCAGATGAGCGTCACGTCCTCTTCCTGCGACAAAGCCTTGGCCTGGGCCTGGTTGAACGGCTTGCCGCGCGGGGAGAGCATCAGGATGCGTCCCTTGCGCTCGACGGAGTCCAGGGCCTTGACCATGGGGTCGAGCTTGAGCAGCATGCCCGGCCCGCCGCCGAAGGGGCGGTCGTCCACGGACTTGTGCACCCCGCCCGCGAACCGGCGCACGTCCACGTAGTCGAGGGAGACCAGCCCGTTCTCCACGGCCTTGCCCATGAGGCCGCTCTGCAGCGGCGACTCGAAGTAGTGCGGAAAGATGGAGACGAGATGGAAATTCATGACTGCTTTTTCCGGCGCGGGGGCGTGCGCTTCTTTTTCTTTTTGGGCGGATCGGGGTTGAGATAGAGATCCAGCAGCCCTTCCGGCGGCTCGATGAGGATGGTCTCCGCGTCCAGGTCGATGTCCAGCACGAACTCGGGCACGGCGGGCAGCAGGATTTCGGTCCCGGCGTCATTGACGATCACCCAGGTGTCCTGCTCGCCGGTCTCGTAATAGCCCGTGAGCTCGCCCACCTCGGTGCCGTCTTCGAGCACCACGCGGCAGCCGATCATCTGATAGAGATAGTGCTCGCCCTCGTCCGGCTCCGGCAGATCCTCCTCGCGCACGAGGACAGACCGGCCACGCAGCCTGTCGGCCTGGTCGCGATCGGTCACGCCCTTGACGGTGACAAGGATGAATTCCTTGTGTTCACGCCAGGATGTGATGGAAACGGGCTGTTGAGGCCGGGCCCCATCCTGCAGGTACAGGGTGTCCACCGCGTCGAAAAGGGACGGGGAGTCTGCATGACTCTTCATGCAGAACTCCCCTCGAATTCCGTGCGGCTTGACCACCCCGCCCACGAGGATGAACCCCTCGGCGGAATGTCGTTTAGCCATCGGCCTGCCAGACTACTCGAGAATCTCCAGGACGGAGCGCTTGCGGGCCTTGGTGGAGGCGGCACCGAGCAAGGTACGCATGGCACGGGCCGTGCGGCCCTGTTTGCCGATCACCTTGCCAAGGTCTTCCTTGGCCACCTTCAGCTCGATCACTGAAG belongs to Pseudodesulfovibrio portus and includes:
- the trmD gene encoding tRNA (guanosine(37)-N1)-methyltransferase TrmD; its protein translation is MNFHLVSIFPHYFESPLQSGLMGKAVENGLVSLDYVDVRRFAGGVHKSVDDRPFGGGPGMLLKLDPMVKALDSVERKGRILMLSPRGKPFNQAQAKALSQEEDVTLICGRYEGIDERLLDLYPIELVSVGDFVLNGGEIGAVCMVEAIARLLPGFMGHEDSGEEESFSAGLLEYPHYTRPEDYDGLAVPEVLRSGDHGKIADWRRECSLSATLSDRPDLLPNARLTVEDIDFLRAQPRTRLGRNLYIALCHYPVVNKFGEKVAVSVTNLDLHDMARVARSYGLGGFYATTPIEDQKALADRLLSHWKEGAGSQANPDRAEAFSKVKVFDDIESAVLDIEAQTGQCPRLAATSARLDRRKEAEPALTCSEVQKWLANSPVLLIFGTGHGLAEEVLSKADGIMRPVRYLDDYNHLSVRSAVAIIVDRLIADEY
- a CDS encoding PTS system mannose/fructose/sorbose family transporter subunit IID, coding for MKDRGSAQTRTDSRGMAFVRSFLRCYLVGAGFNTRGMQNIGLMYAMQPGLRAIHNDPKMLRNAQKRYARHYQSHPFWTPCLVGILLNVEGAIKTGRFPPKMLAKVKDTMAYTLSAIGDSVFAGSLLIFWALLTICLILSGLPRTALAVGVVFLAGLQIFRAYTFAAGVREGFKLLEKLKRWDLINWGRRVKYANAGLLIWLWTLIWPNPQQWWELPIGVGGLLLFARFVRTGVLSRVLAVIVFVMLIDIFPWVEEAVRNGFGL
- a CDS encoding type II toxin-antitoxin system Phd/YefM family antitoxin, with translation MPEAITYTDARQRLASTMDEVCDSHEPVIITRRKAKSVVMMSLEDYNSIAETAYLLGSPANADRLRASIRSAQAGELEEHALLED
- a CDS encoding ribonuclease HII; translated protein: MSQVVLYEAGGYSPTEIAGVDEAGRGCLAGPVVAGACILPVEYDLPGLTDSKQLTAVRREELYPLIREQAVAWAVGVAWAPEIDEVNILQATFRAMGRAVRCLKAEPRFLRIDGDKTIPGYALGRDIHQEYVIKGDGKVPAISAASVLAKTFRDRLMVKLAKRYPGYGISQHMGYGTKAHIEAIRKLGPCRLHRLTFKKVKPEDKPQEQASLF
- the rplS gene encoding 50S ribosomal protein L19, translated to MDIIKKIESEHIRLDMPEFKAGDTVKVHYRIIEGEKERIQVFQGAVLRRRRGTTNSTFTVRKISDGIGVERVFPMNSPFIDRVEVVSEGKVRRSRIYYLRNLRGKAARIKSKQIWE
- the smpB gene encoding SsrA-binding protein SmpB, producing the protein MAKKKKKSTSPNTIAVNKQARRLYDITEDLEAGISLKGSEVKSLRAGQVSFKDGYVRFTADGEAYLVGVHIAPYDKTGVYDQHDPERPRRLLMHKQEIENLQAKTEQKGLSVIPMRLYFARGKVKVQIGLGRGKNVHSKKQDIKDRDIARDTARQLADYK
- the rimM gene encoding ribosome maturation factor RimM (Essential for efficient processing of 16S rRNA); its protein translation is MAKRHSAEGFILVGGVVKPHGIRGEFCMKSHADSPSLFDAVDTLYLQDGARPQQPVSITSWREHKEFILVTVKGVTDRDQADRLRGRSVLVREEDLPEPDEGEHYLYQMIGCRVVLEDGTEVGELTGYYETGEQDTWVIVNDAGTEILLPAVPEFVLDIDLDAETILIEPPEGLLDLYLNPDPPKKKKKRTPPRRKKQS
- the ptsP gene encoding phosphoenolpyruvate--protein phosphotransferase, which encodes MADSIITGIPVATGIAIGKAFFVNRSHAANLPRQTVAARLVGDEITRLHEAFATVEGELKTIRKTLPEELKSHGSLIDTHLMMLRDPKLSGAAEEYIKTLGLNAAWALEKAVADQEQAFGAIRDPYIRERMQDVRVVADKVQTKLMGLEVDMTAISGRAIIMAHDLTPADTVELQADKIMGFATVRGGKTSHTGIMARSLAIPALVGVDGLEDKVRDGDLVVLDGLTGKIVVNPTESELEDYNERAALFEDYSRKIKRQCHLPAETFDGSRVEVQANIELVEEVAAVLDNGGEGVGLYRTEYAYLNRKELPSEDELADKYIDLASIMSPRKVVFRTLDLGSDKFIASFGELHEANPAMGLRAIRFCLKNPQLFKTQLRAILRASAYGNVSLMFPMISGVKEIRQAKAWLAQAKAELRREGVEYDPNMPVGTMIELPAAVMIAEYLAHEVDFFSIGTNDLIQYSLGVDRTNRHVSYLYQPLHPATLRAIKLVVDAAHQAGIEVSLCGEVASDPFCVPILLGMGIDSISMTPQAIPGIKRIIRQTNMHDCRKLLRDVLECRTVSRINNLVMDNIFKHFPEEVTFFSSLLENDELPS
- a CDS encoding HPr family phosphocarrier protein, producing the protein MTDESTTDMDNEDYLSRKVIVASDNGLHARPAGRLAQEAQTFEADISLVLDDQEADAKSILDILTLAAGPGNVLELRATGVDAEAALERLEELFANKLEG
- a CDS encoding KH domain-containing protein, translating into MLKEMIEYIAKSLVDNPDEVHVSEVEGEQTSVIELKVAKEDLGKVIGKQGRTARAMRTLLGAASTKARKRSVLEILE
- a CDS encoding Txe/YoeB family addiction module toxin, whose protein sequence is MRLTWTEHGWEDYLYWQKADKKMVKRINLLIRDALRTPFEGRGKPEPLRFDLTGYWSRRIDREHRLVYAYDSEADALIIAQCRYHY